Proteins from one Mugil cephalus isolate CIBA_MC_2020 chromosome 15, CIBA_Mcephalus_1.1, whole genome shotgun sequence genomic window:
- the LOC125020880 gene encoding clathrin interactor 1-like encodes MLNMWKVRELVDKATNVVMNYSEIESKVREATNDDPWGPSGQLMGEIAKSTFMYEQFPEVMNMLWTRMLKDNKKNWRRVYKALLLLAYLIRNGSERVVTSAREHIYDLRSLENYHFIDENGKDQGINVRQKVKEMVEFIQDDDRLREERKKAKKNKDKYIGVSSDSMGGGGGSFKSSNELDRSKWDEDWDKSKGAFPFSEKLGEISDKIGSTIDDTLNKFRKKERDDSPDRISDNEEDRASRNGRQDTLEFKDEEETVTTKSIQITQATETTTTTTRKRSGGTSNKTLDLGAAAHYTGDRSPEEKSSVRQSSSGGLADLLVIDPSSNQTSTTGGSSDLIGGFADFSSPAASASLPTSTAAASPSGNGEFGDWNAFSANPPASSSSAPSQPVTDLFGSVQSPTASASNAATVPPSAELFDLMGGVNHQLNNPHTTLSASQSMTFSLGGVTPGAPAAMPTMTLSRSQQSLGGMASQQPIGQQQKVGGQGSLGSTWSDPSVNISLDFLSAGLNPTKTPPTLNNIIQQQGVPPVNLLAQNFGGLTLSSPPHVTPIRPPANPMMAGNAMTMGMPASMATGMTSSLAAGMPPSMTTGLQGGVPVNQGMMGMNMSMNMGMAAPVMMGGMAGMGVPGVGMGLAHSITPTAVPPKQDAFANFGNFGK; translated from the exons CACCAATGTGGTAATGAACTACTCGGAGATTGAGTCCAAGGTGAGAGAGGCCACAAATGACGACCCCTGGGGACCCTCTGGACAGCTGATGGGAGAGATAGCCAA ATCCACCTTTATGTATGAGCAGTTCCCGGAGGTGATGAACATGCTGTGGACCAGAATGTTGAAAGACAACAAGAAGAACTGGAGACGTGTCTACAAG GCATTACTGCTCCTGGCCTATCTGATCAGGAACGGCTCTGAAAGAGTCGTCACCAGTGCCAGAGAACACATCTACGACCTGCGATCTCTAGAAAACTACCACTTCATCG ATGAGAATGGTAAGGACCAGGGCATCAATGTGCGTCAGAAGGTGAAGGAGATGGTGGAGTTCATCCAGGACGATGACAggctgagagaggagaggaagaaagccAAGAAGAACAAAGATAAATACATTGGAGTCTCATCTGACAGTATGGGCGGAGGAGGCGGGAGCTTTAAGAGCT CTAATGAGTTGGATCGGAGTAAATGGGATGAAGACTGGGACAAGAGCAAAGGAGCTTTCCCCTTCAGCGAGAAGCTCGGAGAGATCAGTGATAAGATAGGCAGCACCATCGACGACACGCTCAACAAGTTCAGAAAGAAGGAACGAGACGACTCACCAGACAGAATCAG TGACAACGAGGAGGACCGAGCATCAAGAAACGGCAGGCAGGACACCCTGGAGTTcaaagatgaggaggaaacCGTCACCACGAAGAGCATCCAGATCACGCAAGCAAcagaaaccaccaccaccaccacacggAAACGCAGCGGAGGGACGAGCAACAAGACTCTGGACCTGGGCGCTGCAGCCCACTACACAGGAGACAGGAGCCCAGAGGAGAAG tcGTCGGTCAGGCAGTCTTCCAGTGGCGGTTTAGCTGACCTTCTAGTGATTGACCCTTCATCCAATCAGACCTCGACAACGG GTGGCAGCTCAGACCTCATTGGTGGCTTTGCTGActtctcctctcctgcagcCTCTGCCAGCCTCCCCACCTCCACTG CTGCTGCGTCACCCAGCGGTAATGGAGAATTCGGGGACTGGAACGCCTTCTCAGCTAATCCTCCCGCTTCGTCCAGTTCTGCTCCTTCCCAGCCGGTCACAGACCTGTTTGGCAGCGTCCAGTCGCCCACAGCCTCAGCTTCTAATGCCGCCACGGTCCCACCTTCCGCGGAGCTCTTTGACCTGATGGGCGGAGTTAACCATCAACTAAACAATCCTCATACAACGCTCAGTGCGTCTCAGAGCATGACTTTCTCTCTTGGAGGGGTGACCCCAGGAGCACCTGCTGCTATGCCCACCATGACCCTTTCTCGCTCCCAGCAG AGTCTGGGAGGCATGGCATCTCAGCAGCCCATAGGGCAGCAGCAGAAGGTCGGAGGTCAGGGGTCACTAGGGTCGACCTGGTCTGACCCCTCTGTCAACATCAGCCTGGACTTCCTCTCCGCGGGTCTCAACCCCACTAAGACACCGCCCACTCTCAACAATATTATCCAGCAGCAAG GAGTGCCTCCCGTCAATCTGTTGGCCCAGAATTTTGGAGGACTGACCCTCAGCTCTCCGCCCCATGTAACACCGATAAGACCCCCGGCCAATCCCATGATGGCAGGCAATGCCATGACGATGGGCATGccagcatcaatggcaaccggCATGACTTCTTCGCTGGCAGCGGGTATGCCGCCTTCAATGACCACGGGTTTACAGGGTGGAGTTCCTGTGAACCAAGGCATGATGGGAATGAACATGAGCATGAATATGGGCATGGCTGCTCCAGTGATGATGGGCGGTATGGCTGGCATGGGCGTTCCAGGAGTAGGGATGGGCCTAGCGCACTCCATCACCCCAACCGCGGTCCCACCCAAACAAGATGCCTTCGCTAACTTTGGCAACTTTGGGAAATGA